A window from Pseudomonas campi encodes these proteins:
- the era gene encoding GTPase Era, translating to MTDVPVTRCGYVAIVGRPNVGKSTLLNHILGQKLAITSRKPQTTRHNMLGIKTEGEVQAIYVDTPGLHKNSEKALNRYMNKTASAALKDVDVVIFVVDRTRWTDEDQMVLERIQYVQGPVILAINKTDRIEDKVELMPHLEWLQQQLPKAEIVPISAQQGHNLDALEKLVADFLPESEHFFPEDQITDRSSRFLAAELVREKIMRQLGAELPYQITVEIEEFKQEGRILHIHALILVERDGQKKIIIGDKGERIKRIGQEARKDMEVLFDSKVMLNLWVKVKGGWSDDERALRSLGYNDI from the coding sequence ATGACTGATGTACCTGTAACCCGCTGCGGCTATGTCGCCATTGTCGGTCGCCCGAACGTGGGCAAGTCGACCCTGCTCAACCATATCCTCGGGCAGAAGCTGGCGATTACTTCACGCAAGCCGCAGACCACTCGCCACAACATGCTCGGGATCAAGACCGAGGGCGAGGTACAGGCGATCTATGTCGATACTCCCGGCCTGCATAAAAATAGTGAGAAGGCTCTCAATCGCTACATGAACAAGACCGCCTCGGCGGCGTTGAAAGACGTCGATGTGGTGATCTTCGTGGTCGATCGTACCCGCTGGACCGACGAAGATCAGATGGTCCTCGAGCGTATCCAGTACGTGCAGGGTCCGGTGATCCTGGCGATCAACAAGACCGATCGCATCGAAGACAAGGTTGAGCTGATGCCGCATCTGGAGTGGCTGCAACAGCAACTGCCAAAGGCCGAAATCGTGCCGATTTCCGCGCAGCAGGGGCACAATCTTGATGCCCTGGAAAAGCTGGTGGCGGACTTCCTGCCGGAAAGCGAGCACTTCTTCCCGGAAGATCAGATTACCGACCGCTCCAGTCGCTTTCTGGCGGCCGAGCTGGTGCGCGAGAAGATCATGCGTCAGCTGGGTGCCGAGCTGCCTTACCAGATCACCGTGGAAATCGAAGAGTTCAAGCAGGAAGGTCGCATCCTGCATATCCATGCATTGATCCTGGTCGAGCGCGACGGCCAGAAGAAAATCATCATTGGCGACAAGGGCGAGCGCATCAAGCGCATTGGCCAGGAGGCGCGCAAGGACATGGAGGTGCTGTTCGACTCCAAGGTCATGCTCAACCTCTGGGTCAAGGTCAAAGGTGGCTGGTCCGACGATGAGCGGGCGCTGCGCTCGCTGGGCTACAACGACATCTAA
- the lepB gene encoding signal peptidase I → MSFNFPLILVIAVAVCGALALLDLLLLAPRRRAAIATYEGQVSEPDEGVLQSLNREPLLVEYGKSFFPVLAIVLVLRSFLLEPFQIPSGSMKPTLEIGDFILVNKFAYGIRLPVIDSKVVEVGNPQRGDVMVFRYPSDPNINYIKRVVGLPGDRISYSMDKRLTVNGQPIVEQFIGEEPGSLGSAALYKEKLGEVEHQIRKELRRNLRVPGDEWVVPQGHYFMMGDNRDNSNDSRYWNDKHIAKEFLGMVPDRNIVGKAFAVWLSWPDPKLRSLPNFSRVGLIR, encoded by the coding sequence ATGTCGTTCAATTTCCCTCTGATTCTGGTGATAGCCGTAGCAGTTTGCGGTGCGTTGGCGTTGCTCGATCTGCTGCTGCTGGCACCACGCCGGCGCGCGGCGATTGCCACCTACGAGGGACAGGTCAGCGAGCCTGACGAAGGCGTACTGCAGAGCCTGAACCGCGAGCCGTTGCTGGTCGAATATGGCAAGTCGTTCTTTCCGGTACTGGCCATCGTGCTGGTACTGCGCTCCTTCTTGCTGGAGCCCTTCCAGATTCCGTCCGGCTCGATGAAGCCGACCCTGGAAATTGGTGACTTTATTCTGGTCAACAAGTTTGCCTACGGCATTCGCCTGCCGGTTATTGACAGCAAGGTGGTCGAGGTCGGTAATCCGCAGCGCGGCGATGTAATGGTGTTCCGCTACCCGAGCGATCCGAACATCAATTACATCAAGCGCGTCGTTGGGTTGCCGGGCGATCGTATTAGCTACAGCATGGACAAGCGCCTGACGGTCAATGGTCAGCCCATTGTCGAGCAGTTCATCGGCGAAGAGCCCGGTAGCCTGGGCAGTGCTGCGCTATACAAGGAAAAGCTGGGTGAGGTCGAGCACCAGATTCGCAAGGAGCTGCGTCGTAACTTGCGCGTTCCTGGTGATGAGTGGGTGGTGCCGCAGGGGCACTACTTCATGATGGGTGACAACCGCGACAACTCCAACGACAGCCGCTACTGGAACGACAAGCATATTGCCAAGGAGTTTCTGGGCATGGTGCCGGACCGCAATATCGTCGGTAAGGCCTTCGCCGTATGGTTGAGCTGGCCAGATCCCAAGCTGCGTAGCTTGCCGAATTTTTCTCGAGTTGGTCTGATTCGCTAA
- a CDS encoding magnesium transporter, producing MNRHYYISDNLDELETLENELEASGISTEQIHVLSDKDADVEQHHLHDVSSVMKQDIVHAGKIGSLIGLALAALVVLLAWLNGWADTPAGWIPFVFLAVVLLGFSVWEGSLFGLQKPNSAFQRFADTLHEGKHLFFVDVNPAQEPLLNQIVAHHPRLELAGTGSASPGWAIALQYHWNQFRKLI from the coding sequence ATGAATCGGCATTACTACATCAGTGACAATCTCGATGAACTGGAGACGCTCGAAAACGAGCTGGAGGCCAGCGGCATCAGCACCGAACAGATCCACGTCCTCAGCGACAAGGATGCCGACGTCGAACAGCACCACCTACACGATGTTTCCTCGGTCATGAAGCAGGACATCGTTCATGCAGGAAAGATCGGCAGCCTGATAGGCCTTGCCCTGGCAGCACTGGTAGTACTGCTGGCCTGGCTCAATGGCTGGGCTGATACCCCGGCAGGCTGGATACCCTTTGTTTTCCTGGCGGTGGTATTGCTTGGTTTCAGCGTATGGGAAGGGAGTCTGTTCGGCCTGCAGAAGCCCAACAGCGCGTTCCAGCGTTTTGCCGACACGCTGCACGAAGGCAAGCACCTGTTCTTCGTCGATGTGAACCCCGCGCAGGAGCCACTTCTCAACCAGATAGTCGCCCACCATCCGCGCCTGGAGTTGGCGGGGACTGGCAGCGCATCACCAGGCTGGGCGATTGCCCTGCAGTATCACTGGAACCAGTTCCGCAAACTGATCTGA
- the recO gene encoding DNA repair protein RecO: MQASAQPAYVLHSRAYRESSALVDLLTPQGRLRAVLRGARGKAGTLARPFVPLEVELRGRGELKNVARLEAAGIPNLLSGAALFSGIYLNELLIRLLPAEDPHPALFEHYALTLTALAVNPPLEPLLRAFEWRLLDELGYGFALDHDLAGLPITAAGLYRLQPDAGLEPVSQLQPGLFQGADLLAMAQADWSSPGALAAAKRLMRQALAPHLGGRPLVSRELFMNLKEPARD, encoded by the coding sequence ATGCAGGCCAGCGCGCAACCGGCCTATGTCCTGCACAGTCGTGCCTACCGCGAGAGCAGCGCGCTGGTCGATCTGCTCACCCCGCAAGGACGTTTGCGTGCCGTGCTGCGTGGCGCGCGCGGCAAGGCCGGCACCCTGGCGCGGCCGTTCGTGCCGCTGGAAGTCGAACTCCGTGGGCGCGGCGAGCTGAAGAATGTGGCCCGTCTGGAGGCCGCCGGTATCCCCAATCTGCTCAGTGGTGCCGCTTTGTTCAGTGGTATCTATTTGAATGAGCTGCTGATCCGCCTGCTGCCCGCAGAAGACCCGCACCCCGCCTTGTTCGAGCACTATGCCCTGACGCTTACGGCCCTGGCCGTAAATCCCCCGCTGGAGCCTTTGCTGCGGGCTTTCGAGTGGCGCCTGCTGGACGAGTTGGGCTATGGTTTTGCCCTCGATCACGACCTTGCCGGCTTGCCGATTACGGCTGCCGGCCTGTACCGCCTGCAACCGGATGCTGGGCTTGAGCCTGTCTCGCAACTGCAGCCTGGCCTGTTCCAGGGGGCCGATCTGCTGGCCATGGCCCAGGCCGACTGGAGCTCGCCGGGGGCGCTGGCAGCCGCCAAGCGTCTGATGCGCCAGGCTTTGGCGCCGCATCTGGGTGGCCGGCCGCTGGTCAGCCGTGAACTCTTTATGAACCTCAAGGAACCTGCTCGTGACTGA
- the rnc gene encoding ribonuclease III translates to MSVPLARLERQLGHAFQDQDLMLLALTHRSFAGRNNERLEFLGDAILNFVAGEALFERFPQAREGQLSRLRARLVKGETLAVLARGFDLGEYLRLGSGELKSGGFRRESILADALEALIGAIYLDAGMDVARQCVLGWLSNELDSLTLVDTNKDPKTRLQEFLQSRATDLPRYDVVDIQGEPHCRTFFVQCEIALLNDKTQGQGASRRIAEQVAAAAALVALGVENGND, encoded by the coding sequence GTGAGTGTTCCCCTAGCCCGTCTTGAGCGTCAGCTCGGTCACGCCTTTCAGGACCAGGATCTTATGCTCCTGGCCCTTACCCATCGTAGTTTTGCCGGGCGCAACAACGAGCGTTTGGAGTTTCTCGGGGATGCCATTCTCAACTTCGTAGCGGGCGAGGCGCTGTTCGAGCGTTTTCCCCAGGCTCGCGAAGGCCAGTTGTCGCGTTTGCGTGCGCGCTTGGTAAAAGGCGAGACACTGGCGGTGCTGGCGCGTGGTTTCGACCTGGGTGAGTACTTGCGCCTGGGCTCCGGCGAGTTGAAGAGTGGTGGTTTCCGCCGTGAGTCGATTCTTGCCGATGCCTTGGAGGCGCTGATTGGTGCCATCTACCTGGACGCCGGTATGGATGTGGCTCGTCAGTGCGTGCTGGGCTGGCTGAGCAACGAGTTGGACAGCCTGACCCTGGTAGACACCAACAAGGATCCTAAAACTCGCCTGCAGGAGTTTCTGCAGTCACGGGCGACCGATCTGCCACGCTATGACGTGGTGGATATCCAGGGCGAACCGCATTGCCGGACGTTCTTCGTCCAGTGCGAAATAGCCTTATTGAATGACAAGACCCAGGGGCAGGGCGCCAGTCGGCGCATTGCCGAGCAGGTCGCCGCCGCTGCTGCCCTGGTGGCGCTGGGCGTGGAGAATGGCAATGACTGA
- a CDS encoding DUF4845 domain-containing protein encodes MTFARSQKGMSFLSWMVVLAVVAFFASMVFKMLPHYLDYMSLEKIITSVETDPSFEIRTVSDFYGHVMKGMETNSIRGVSPKDIMQVKIENNDFVVHLNYEKREPLIQNLDLVAKFDKEFRVRAP; translated from the coding sequence ATGACGTTTGCGCGCTCGCAGAAAGGCATGTCGTTTCTAAGCTGGATGGTCGTGCTGGCTGTCGTGGCATTTTTCGCCAGCATGGTATTTAAGATGCTGCCGCATTACCTTGATTACATGTCACTGGAAAAGATCATCACCTCCGTGGAAACCGATCCGAGTTTTGAAATTCGTACAGTGAGCGATTTCTACGGCCATGTGATGAAAGGGATGGAAACCAACAGTATTCGTGGTGTGAGTCCCAAAGACATCATGCAGGTCAAGATCGAGAACAATGATTTTGTCGTACATCTGAATTATGAGAAGCGCGAGCCGCTGATCCAGAATCTCGATTTGGTCGCCAAGTTCGACAAAGAATTTCGTGTGCGAGCGCCGTGA
- the pdxJ gene encoding pyridoxine 5'-phosphate synthase, translated as MTEANRILLGVNIDHVATLRQARGTRYPDPVKAALDAEEAGADGITVHLREDRRHIQERDVRLLKEVLQTRMNFEMGVTDFMLDFAESIRPEHVCLVPETRQELTTEGGLEVAGQEARIRAAVERLSKLGCEVSLFIDADEKQIEAARRVGAPAIELHTGRYADAHTPAEAARELARIRDGVACGLAHGLIVNAGHGLHYHNVEPVAAIAGVHELNIGHAIVAHALFVGFKGAVAEMKQLILAAAGRG; from the coding sequence GTGACTGAAGCCAACCGCATCCTTCTCGGCGTGAATATCGACCATGTCGCCACCCTGCGCCAGGCGCGGGGAACCCGCTACCCGGACCCGGTGAAAGCCGCCCTGGATGCGGAAGAGGCTGGGGCCGATGGCATTACCGTGCATCTACGTGAAGACCGTCGGCATATCCAGGAGCGCGATGTGCGCCTGCTCAAGGAGGTGTTGCAGACGCGCATGAACTTCGAGATGGGCGTGACTGATTTCATGCTCGACTTCGCCGAAAGCATCCGCCCCGAGCATGTCTGCCTGGTCCCGGAAACTCGCCAGGAACTGACCACCGAAGGCGGCCTGGAAGTGGCTGGGCAGGAGGCGCGCATTCGTGCAGCCGTCGAACGTCTGAGCAAGCTCGGTTGCGAGGTGTCGCTGTTCATCGATGCCGACGAGAAGCAGATCGAGGCGGCGCGGCGCGTCGGGGCGCCGGCGATCGAATTGCATACTGGCCGTTACGCCGATGCTCATACGCCCGCCGAAGCGGCGCGTGAGCTGGCCCGCATCCGTGATGGCGTGGCCTGCGGCTTGGCCCATGGTTTGATCGTCAATGCCGGCCATGGCTTGCATTACCACAACGTCGAGCCGGTGGCGGCGATTGCCGGGGTGCACGAGTTGAATATCGGTCACGCGATCGTTGCCCATGCCCTGTTTGTCGGTTTCAAGGGGGCGGTCGCGGAGATGAAGCAGTTGATTCTGGCTGCTGCCGGGCGCGGCTAA